The following DNA comes from Sphingobacteriales bacterium.
TGGATTACCTGTCATAGCCAACTTTAATGCCTGACAGACAGAATATCCCTGCTTCCGACTTGTCGATATATAGTTTCGGATCCTGCAAAACACTTCCGCACTTTGCTCTTTTCTGAAACAAACTGAAATTTTCTGTTTTAACCTAATCATTCGTAAATCTCCCTCTGCTAAATCATTATCAAAAGGCACAAGTGGTTCATAAACGAACCTTAAAACATCCACTTTTCTGTTAATAAACACTTCAATCAATTTTTGTGAGTCACTTCTGCTATTTTGCCTCTTTTTCTTCTCCTGTCCATGTTCTTTTCATATGTCTGAATTAGTGTTTTTAATTCACTAATTTAGTCCTGATGTTTAGGGGGCTAGATCAATTTGTATTAACTGAAAATTTTATCAAGTACTTCAGGGAGATTGCAAACCCATATTTTTTCTGATAATGGAAAAGAAGATTCAACCGGAGCCACGATAAAAGCCTTTTGAATATTTAATAATTCAATTGATTCATAAAATCCCCGGGTAATTACAGGGGCAGAATTGGCTTTGCATTCCACTGCTATGGTTGTATTTCCCTTTTGTAAAATCAAATCAATTTCAGCTCCGTTGGATGTC
Coding sequences within:
- a CDS encoding transposase, with the translated sequence MIEVFINRKVDVLRFVYEPLVPFDNDLAEGDLRMIRLKQKISVCFRKEQSAEVFCRIRNYISTSRKQGYSVCQALKLAMTGNPIKLVPALNGLLLNSNFICILFWIAMI
- a CDS encoding DUF4143 domain-containing protein gives rise to the protein NFNELMGHPLFGSSWEGMVIENILNHSDHWNTGFYRTSNGAEIDLILQKGNTTIAVECKANSAPVITRGFYESIELLNIQKAFIVAPVESSFPLSEKIWVCNLPEVLDKIFS